CTCGCCGGACCGGCGCTGGGCGCGGGTCTACCTGGCCGGGCACCCCGAGCCGATGCTTCTGGTCGGCGACCGCGTGGTGGAGCTGCCCCGCGACCGGGCCGGGTTGCCGCTCGGAGTGCTGCCGGACAGCACGTGGAGCGGGATGGACGTGCCGCTGCCACCCGGTTGGGCGATGTTGCTCTACACCGACGGCCTGGTCGAGGGCCGGGTCCGCGGTGACAGCGAGCGGTTGGGCTCGGAGCGGTTGATCGAGCTGATCGGCGGGATCACCGCGGCGCGACCGGACTGGGCGCGCACGCCGGCGACCCTGCTGGACAACCTGATCAGCAGGGTGAAGGAACTCAACGGCGGGGAGCTGGACGACGACATGGCCGTGCTGCTGATCTCGGAAACGGACTGATGGACTACCGCACCCGCTGGCCCGCGAGCAGGTTGCTGGTCGCCGCCGTCACCCTGCTGTTCATCGTGTGCGGGGCCACCGTCGGCAGCCTGGGCGTGTCCATGGCCAACCTGACGAGCGCCCGCTGGACGCTGCTCGACCAGATCCTGCCCGCGCGCAACCTGGTCCGCGACGTGGACACCGCGCTGATCAACCAGGAAACCGGTGTGCGCGGGTACCTGCTCACCGTCAACGAGGACTTCCTCCGCCCCTACCCGAACGGCCAGCAGGCCGAGCGCCAGGCCGAGGACGCCGCCCGTGACCTGCTCGGCGAGGTGCGGCCGGACCTGGTCCGCGGCCTGGAAGAGCTGGGCCGGCTGTCGCAGGAGTGGCGGACCAGCTACGCCGAGCCGCTGATCCAGCGGGTGCGGCAGGCCGGCGCGTCGCAGACGACGCTGGCCGAGGCCGCGCGCGGCAAGCTGCTGTTCGACCGGGTCCGCGACGCCGCCGACGAGCTCGGCGACGAGCTCGACCGGGCCGCCGAGGACGCGCGGCGCAACTTGGACGAAGTGGCCAGGCAGCAGTTGTGGCTGCTCTACGGGCTCGGGCTGCTGCTGGTGCTGATCATCGCCGGGGTGGCGGTGGTGCTGTACCGCATCCTGATCGCGCCGCTGAGCGGGCTGGCCGGCGACGTGCGGCAGGTCTCGTCGGGCGACTACGCGCACGCGGTCGAGGCGGGCGGGCCCCGCGAGACGGTGATGCTGGGCCAGGACGTCGAGGCGATGCGGGTGCGCATCCTCTCCGACCTGGAGGAGCTGCGGCGGTCGAACGCGGAGCTGGAGCAGTTCGCCTACGTCGCCTCGCACGACCTGCAGGAGCCGCTGCGGAAGGTGGCGAGCTTCTGCCAGCTGCTGGAACGGCGCTACTCCGGGCAGCTGGACGACCGCGGCGAGCAGTACCTGCGGTTCGCCGTCGACGGCGCGAAGCGGATGCAGGTGCTGATCAACGACCTGCTGGCGTTCTCCCGGGTGGGCCGGCTCAGCCGCGAGCAGACGCTGGTGGACTGCGACGAGCTGGTCGCGCAGGTGCTGGACAACTACTCCGAGGTCGTCGAGCGGACCGGCGCCACCGTCGACGTCGCGGACCTGCCGACGGTGCGCGGCGAGGAGTCGCTGCTCGGCGGCGTGTTCGGCAACCTCATCAGCAACGCGTTGAAGTTCCACGGCGAGGACCCGCCGCACGTGCGGGTGGACGTGGAGCGGACGGGGGAATTCTGGACGTTCACGGTCGCCGACAACGGCATCGGCATCGACGCCGAGTACGCTGAACGCATCTTCGTGATCTTCCAGCGCCTGCACCACAAGGACGACTACCCCGGCACCGGCATCGGGCTGGCGATGTGTCGGAAGATCATCGAGTACCACGGTGGCACGATCTGGCTCGACACCAGTGTCGACACCGGCACCACCTTCAAGTTCACGCTGCCGGCTGTAGAGGACGACGAGCAATGAGCAACCCGCTGAACGTGATCGACGTCCTGCTGGTGGAGGACGACCCCGGCGACGCCCTGATGACGCAGGAGGCGTTCGAGCACCACAAGATCCGCAACCTGCTGCACGTGGTGCGCGACGGCGTCGAGGCGCTGGAGTTCCTGCGCAGGCAGGGCCCGTACGAGGACGCCCCGCGCCCCGGGCTGATCCTGCTGGACCTGAACCTGCCGAAGATGGACGGCCGCGAGGTGCTGGCCGAGATCAAGGCCGACGAGACGCTGCGGCCCATCCCGGTGGTCGTGCTGACCACGTCGGAGGCGGAGGAGGACATCCTGCGCAGCTACAACCTGCACGCCAACGCCTACGTCACCAAGCCGGTCGACTTCGACCGGTTCATCGAGGTCGTCCGGCAGATCGACGACTTCTTCGTGACCGTGGTGAAGCTGCCCCGCTAGCCGCACCGTGGGAGTGGTCACGTCGGCGGACGGCACGACGATCGGGTTCTCGCGGACCGGCGAGGGCCCGGCGGTGGTCCTGGTGGACGCCGCGTGCTGCTTCCGCGCCGCCGGTCCGATGCCCGCGGTCGCCGCGGCGTTGACCGGCTACACCGCGTACACCTACGACCGGCGTGGCCGGGGTGAGAGCACGGATCGCGGACCGTACGCGATCGACCGCGAGGTGGAGGACCTGGCCGCGGTCGTGGCCGCGGCGGGCGGCTCGGCGTTCGCCTACGGGTTCTCCTCCGGGGCGGTGCTCGTCCTGCACGCGGCGGCGGCCGGAGTGCCGATCACCGCGCCGGCACTGCTGGAGCCGCCGCTGTCGTTCGAGGAGCCGACCGGGCCGGACGTGCGGGACGAGATCAACGCGCTGGTCGCGGCCGGTCGGCGGGGTGACGCGGTGATCCGCTTCCAGGTCGCGTGCGGCATCCCGGAGGAGTTCACCGCCGAGCTGCCGCGGTCACCCGGCTGGCCCGCTCTGGAGGCGCTGGCCCACACCACCGCCTACGACCTGACCATCACCGGCACGCCGCCGGACCTGGCCTCGATCGACGCGCCGACGCTCGTGCTGGACAGCGGCGGCAGCGACGAGCGCCTGCGCGGCTGGGCCGACGGGGTCGCCGAGCGGCTGCCGAACGCCCGGCGGCGGACCGTGCCCGGCGGGTGGCACGGCGTCGAGCCGGACGTCCTCGCCGCCGCGCTGGCCGAGCACTTCAGCTGACCGCGTACCGCACCACGCCGTCGTCCGCCCCGGCGCTGAGCAGCCCCCGGTGGACCAG
This genomic window from Saccharothrix sp. HUAS TT1 contains:
- a CDS encoding alpha/beta fold hydrolase, whose protein sequence is MVTSADGTTIGFSRTGEGPAVVLVDAACCFRAAGPMPAVAAALTGYTAYTYDRRGRGESTDRGPYAIDREVEDLAAVVAAAGGSAFAYGFSSGAVLVLHAAAAGVPITAPALLEPPLSFEEPTGPDVRDEINALVAAGRRGDAVIRFQVACGIPEEFTAELPRSPGWPALEALAHTTAYDLTITGTPPDLASIDAPTLVLDSGGSDERLRGWADGVAERLPNARRRTVPGGWHGVEPDVLAAALAEHFS
- a CDS encoding response regulator, producing MSNPLNVIDVLLVEDDPGDALMTQEAFEHHKIRNLLHVVRDGVEALEFLRRQGPYEDAPRPGLILLDLNLPKMDGREVLAEIKADETLRPIPVVVLTTSEAEEDILRSYNLHANAYVTKPVDFDRFIEVVRQIDDFFVTVVKLPR
- a CDS encoding ATP-binding protein, encoding MDYRTRWPASRLLVAAVTLLFIVCGATVGSLGVSMANLTSARWTLLDQILPARNLVRDVDTALINQETGVRGYLLTVNEDFLRPYPNGQQAERQAEDAARDLLGEVRPDLVRGLEELGRLSQEWRTSYAEPLIQRVRQAGASQTTLAEAARGKLLFDRVRDAADELGDELDRAAEDARRNLDEVARQQLWLLYGLGLLLVLIIAGVAVVLYRILIAPLSGLAGDVRQVSSGDYAHAVEAGGPRETVMLGQDVEAMRVRILSDLEELRRSNAELEQFAYVASHDLQEPLRKVASFCQLLERRYSGQLDDRGEQYLRFAVDGAKRMQVLINDLLAFSRVGRLSREQTLVDCDELVAQVLDNYSEVVERTGATVDVADLPTVRGEESLLGGVFGNLISNALKFHGEDPPHVRVDVERTGEFWTFTVADNGIGIDAEYAERIFVIFQRLHHKDDYPGTGIGLAMCRKIIEYHGGTIWLDTSVDTGTTFKFTLPAVEDDEQ